A genomic region of Helicoverpa zea isolate HzStark_Cry1AcR chromosome 8, ilHelZeax1.1, whole genome shotgun sequence contains the following coding sequences:
- the LOC124632774 gene encoding cytochrome b-c1 complex subunit 8: MGKHFGELAKIRGLITYKLSPHEQRAYANAVSVGLPNIFRRFRESVFKWAPPFIIGYLVYEGTEREHTRLARKNPADFENDQ, from the exons atgggcaAGCACTTTGGGGAACTTGCTAAAATCCGAGGATTGATAACTTACAAGCTATCGCCCCATGAACAACGTGCTTACGCTAATGCTGTTTCTGTTGGATTGCCCAATATATTCCGCAGATTCCGCGAAAGCGTATTCAAGTGGGCCCCAC CCTTCATCATTGGTTACTTAGTCTACGAGGGAACTGAACGAGAACATACTCGTCTAGCACGCAAGAATCCtgctgattttgaaaatgatcaatAA